A region of Sulfuricella denitrificans skB26 DNA encodes the following proteins:
- the lepB gene encoding signal peptidase I, producing the protein MNFPLIMLIALVVTGVIWLFDIYALKPRRAAGAKEPLLVEYSKSFFPVILVVFMLRSFLVEPFKIPSGSMMPTLLVGDFILVNKYTYGIRLPVANKKIIDIASPKNGDVMVFRYPEDPSLDYIKRVVGVPGDKISYQNKQLTINGKPLKIESLGNYSYVKSGLNFVNANLISEQLGEHNHQTLVQPEAPVLRLGDVRQFSNRENCAYNNEGFTCTVPQGHYFMMGDNRDDSNDSRYWGFVPDRNIVGKAFMIWWNFDDLKRIGKSID; encoded by the coding sequence ATGAATTTTCCGTTAATCATGTTGATTGCGCTGGTAGTTACCGGCGTCATCTGGCTGTTCGATATTTACGCTCTTAAGCCCCGTCGAGCGGCGGGTGCCAAGGAGCCGCTTCTGGTCGAATACTCCAAGAGTTTTTTCCCGGTTATCCTGGTGGTCTTCATGCTGCGCTCTTTCCTGGTCGAGCCGTTCAAGATCCCTTCCGGTTCGATGATGCCGACGCTGCTGGTAGGTGATTTTATCCTGGTGAATAAATACACTTATGGTATTCGTTTGCCGGTGGCCAACAAGAAGATCATCGACATCGCTTCGCCGAAAAACGGCGACGTAATGGTTTTCCGCTATCCGGAAGATCCCTCGCTGGATTACATCAAGCGAGTGGTTGGTGTACCGGGCGACAAAATAAGCTATCAGAACAAGCAGCTTACCATCAACGGCAAACCGTTGAAAATTGAAAGCCTGGGCAACTACAGTTACGTTAAAAGTGGGTTGAATTTCGTGAACGCCAACCTGATCAGCGAACAGTTGGGGGAACACAACCACCAGACGTTGGTTCAGCCTGAGGCGCCGGTACTTCGTCTGGGCGACGTGCGGCAGTTTTCCAACCGAGAAAATTGCGCTTACAATAACGAGGGCTTTACCTGCACTGTGCCGCAAGGGCACTACTTCATGATGGGCGACAACCGCGACGATAGCAACGATAGTCGCTACTGGGGATTCGTGCCGGACCGCAACATTGTCGGCAAGGCTTTCATGATCTGGTGGAACTTCGATGATCTCAAGCGCATCGGGAAATCAATTGATTAA
- a CDS encoding DUF4845 domain-containing protein, translating to MKKQQGATVVGMLFIAALVGSGLVLAAKLVPAYLEFMSVKRILSSMATSGDLKTMSPKELETSFFKRADVGDVKNVKPEDLTVSREGNASVITVDYSIKVPVVANISACMDFSASSSAKSE from the coding sequence ATGAAGAAACAACAGGGCGCCACGGTGGTGGGTATGCTGTTTATTGCGGCTTTGGTGGGATCAGGGTTAGTTCTGGCGGCAAAGCTGGTGCCTGCTTATCTGGAATTCATGTCGGTGAAGAGAATACTCAGCAGCATGGCTACCAGCGGCGATCTCAAGACCATGTCGCCCAAGGAACTTGAGACTTCTTTCTTCAAACGCGCCGATGTCGGCGACGTCAAAAACGTCAAGCCAGAAGACCTGACCGTTAGCCGAGAAGGGAATGCGTCGGTCATTACTGTGGACTATTCCATCAAGGTGCCGGTCGTGGCCAACATCAGTGCCTGCATGGATTTCTCAGCATCAAGCAGCGCGAAGAGCGAGTAA
- the rnc gene encoding ribonuclease III has translation MGTEALVRRIGYEFKDPALLRRALTHRSYGMPHNERLEFLGDSVLSCAIATHLYHLHTRVQEGDLSRMRAHLVKELTLSEIASSLNLGDCLKLGEGELKSGGFRRPSILADTLEAIIGAVYLDGGFASAEQMIARLFEPLMKGLDPKTLGKDPKTLLQEYLQGRKLPLPSYTVLSISGEAHEQHFEVECAIPDLGVRACGGGVSRRSAEQQAAGSVMQILNSEG, from the coding sequence ATGGGTACTGAAGCGCTGGTTCGGCGGATCGGCTATGAGTTCAAGGATCCGGCGTTGTTGCGCAGGGCACTGACCCACCGCAGTTACGGTATGCCGCACAACGAGCGGCTGGAATTTCTCGGTGACAGCGTGCTGAGTTGCGCTATCGCCACGCATCTATATCATCTCCATACCCGCGTGCAGGAAGGCGATTTGAGCCGGATGCGCGCCCATCTGGTCAAGGAACTGACGCTCTCTGAAATCGCCTCCTCCCTGAATTTGGGCGATTGCCTGAAACTGGGGGAAGGAGAGCTGAAAAGTGGTGGCTTTCGCCGCCCCTCTATCCTTGCGGACACGTTGGAAGCGATTATCGGCGCGGTTTACCTCGATGGCGGGTTTGCCAGCGCGGAACAAATGATTGCAAGGCTATTCGAGCCGCTGATGAAGGGGCTCGACCCGAAGACTCTGGGCAAGGATCCCAAAACCCTGCTGCAGGAATATTTGCAGGGCCGCAAGCTGCCTTTGCCCAGTTACACTGTGTTGTCGATCAGTGGCGAAGCCCACGAGCAGCACTTCGAAGTAGAGTGCGCCATTCCTGACCTGGGTGTACGTGCCTGCGGCGGAGGGGTTAGCCGCCGAAGCGCGGAGCAACAGGCTGCTGGCAGCGTCATGCAAATACTTAATAGTGAGGGGTGA
- the era gene encoding GTPase Era, whose protein sequence is MEFRTGYIAIVGRPNVGKSTLLNHLIGQKISITSRKAQTTRHRIVGIRTDADAQYVFVDTPGFQMQHQNVLNRVMNRTVTQSLSDVDVALFVIESMRFDARDEKVLALLPRNQPVVLVINKTDKVSDKSTLLPFIEKVSASFPFAAIIPVSAKRDSQLTELVQEIRRHMQEGEPIYGEDEITDRSERFLAAEIVREKVFRLLGDEIPYSISVEIEKFETEGGMRRVYAAIIVDRDSQKPILIGKKGEKLKEIGTQSRKDMEELFGLKVYLELWVKVKSGWADDERAVKSLGYE, encoded by the coding sequence ATGGAATTTCGTACCGGTTACATCGCCATCGTCGGTCGCCCGAATGTGGGCAAGTCCACGCTGCTCAATCACTTGATCGGGCAGAAAATCAGTATCACTTCCCGCAAGGCGCAGACCACCCGGCACCGTATTGTCGGCATTCGTACCGATGCCGATGCGCAGTATGTTTTCGTGGATACGCCGGGTTTCCAGATGCAGCACCAGAATGTGCTGAATCGCGTGATGAACCGCACCGTAACGCAATCCCTGTCGGATGTGGATGTGGCGCTGTTCGTGATTGAGTCGATGCGCTTCGATGCCCGCGATGAAAAAGTGCTGGCCCTGCTGCCGCGCAATCAACCCGTGGTGCTGGTGATCAATAAGACCGACAAGGTGAGCGACAAGTCAACACTGCTGCCGTTTATCGAGAAAGTGTCAGCCTCGTTCCCCTTCGCCGCGATCATTCCTGTCAGCGCCAAGCGCGACTCCCAGTTGACTGAACTGGTGCAGGAGATCCGCCGTCATATGCAGGAAGGCGAGCCGATCTACGGCGAGGATGAAATTACCGATCGTAGCGAGCGTTTTCTTGCTGCCGAAATCGTGCGTGAAAAGGTTTTCCGCCTGCTGGGCGACGAGATTCCCTATTCCATCAGCGTTGAGATCGAGAAGTTCGAAACCGAAGGCGGAATGCGCCGCGTCTACGCCGCCATCATCGTCGACCGGGACAGCCAGAAACCGATTCTGATCGGGAAAAAGGGTGAAAAACTCAAGGAAATCGGCACCCAGTCACGCAAGGACATGGAAGAACTGTTCGGCCTCAAGGTTTACCTCGAGTTGTGGGTCAAGGTAAAAAGCGGCTGGGCCGACGACGAACGGGCGGTTAAAAGTCTGGGCTACGAATAG
- a CDS encoding DEAD/DEAH box helicase, whose product MSFASLGLSDEIVRAVTERGYTVPTPIQMQAIPAVMSGGDLLAGAQTGTGKTAGFVLPILHRLSDPNVKGPSSGRPPIRALILIPTRELAAQVEESVRDYGKHLKLNSMTMIGGVNINPQITKLRGRVDILVATPGRLLDHVQQKTVDLSHVEILVLDEADRMLDMGFIRDIKKILALLPKHRQNLLFSATFSDEIKALADGLLNKPAMIEVARRNATADNVAHKVYPVDRDKKRALLSHLIKEHNWSQVLVFTRTKHGANQLAEHLIKGGIPALAIHGNKSQSARTRALSEFKDGSLRVLVATDIAARGIDVVDLPHVVNFELPNVPEDYVHRIGRTGRAGASGEAVSLVCVDEYKLLADIERLLKRELPEEVVPGFEPDRNAKPEPIQNGRGSTPGGRGQPRGRSSAPRSPSQGRGAAPTREANGNVATPRTPPLHRSGGRHR is encoded by the coding sequence ATGTCCTTTGCTTCCCTCGGCTTGTCCGATGAAATCGTTCGTGCCGTCACTGAACGAGGTTACACTGTTCCCACCCCTATCCAGATGCAGGCGATTCCCGCCGTGATGTCGGGCGGCGACCTGCTTGCTGGCGCGCAGACCGGCACCGGCAAGACCGCTGGTTTCGTTCTGCCTATACTGCACCGGCTTTCCGACCCTAACGTCAAAGGTCCATCCAGTGGCCGCCCACCGATTCGTGCGCTGATCCTCATCCCTACCCGAGAACTCGCGGCACAGGTGGAGGAGAGCGTGCGCGACTACGGCAAGCACCTGAAACTGAATTCCATGACGATGATCGGTGGGGTCAACATCAACCCGCAAATCACGAAACTCAGGGGTCGCGTGGATATCCTGGTTGCCACGCCCGGACGATTGCTGGACCACGTTCAGCAGAAAACCGTCGACCTGTCGCACGTCGAAATTCTGGTGCTGGACGAAGCCGATCGCATGCTGGACATGGGTTTCATCCGCGACATCAAGAAAATCCTTGCATTGTTGCCTAAGCATCGACAGAACTTGCTGTTTTCAGCCACCTTCTCCGATGAGATCAAGGCGCTGGCCGATGGCTTGCTGAACAAGCCCGCGATGATCGAGGTGGCGCGACGCAATGCGACTGCCGACAATGTGGCGCACAAAGTTTACCCGGTGGACCGCGATAAGAAACGCGCCTTGCTCTCCCACTTGATCAAGGAACATAACTGGTCACAGGTGCTGGTGTTTACCCGCACCAAGCACGGTGCTAACCAGTTGGCCGAACATCTGATCAAGGGCGGCATCCCGGCGCTGGCGATCCACGGCAACAAGAGCCAGTCGGCGCGGACTCGCGCATTGAGCGAGTTCAAGGACGGCAGTCTGAGGGTGCTGGTGGCGACTGACATCGCTGCCCGCGGCATTGACGTCGTTGACTTGCCGCATGTGGTCAACTTCGAGTTGCCCAACGTGCCTGAGGATTATGTTCACCGCATCGGTCGTACCGGTCGCGCGGGCGCGTCGGGTGAAGCCGTGTCGCTGGTATGTGTCGATGAATACAAGCTGCTGGCGGATATCGAAAGACTGCTCAAGCGGGAGTTGCCCGAGGAAGTGGTGCCGGGTTTCGAGCCGGACCGGAATGCCAAGCCCGAGCCGATCCAGAATGGACGCGGATCAACCCCGGGTGGCCGTGGTCAGCCGAGGGGTCGCTCTTCCGCACCCAGGTCACCCTCACAGGGCCGGGGAGCGGCTCCGACCAGAGAGGCAAACGGCAATGTGGCTACGCCACGGACGCCCCCGCTGCACCGTTCCGGCGGACGCCATCGCTGA
- a CDS encoding nitronate monooxygenase: MKCVDDFRLQFGKQELVPIIIGGMGVDISTAELALEAARLGGIGHISDAMLPTVSDRRYETHFIKEKLKQYKYNIDNSDKSAVKFDLGHIAEATRLHVGKTMEAKRGEGMIFINCMEKLTMNAPRETLRVRLRTALDAGIDGITLSAGLHLGSFALMEDHPRFRDARLGIIVSSLRALQLFLRKTAKLNRLPDFIVVEGPLAGGHLGFDMDWAKYDLHTIMAEIYMYLQTEKLNIPLIAAGGIFTGSDAVSFLENGAAAVQVATRFTAVHECGLPEKVIQEYIKATEEDIEVNTVSPTGYPMRMLKNSPAIGSGIRPGCESYGYLLDGSGNCAYIEAYNREVATHPKAKKISVMEKTCLCTHMRNFNCWTCGHYTYRLKDTTRRLPDGSYQILSAEHVFRDYQFSIDQKIALPDEKP, translated from the coding sequence ATGAAATGTGTGGATGATTTCCGCCTGCAATTCGGCAAGCAGGAACTGGTACCGATCATTATTGGCGGGATGGGTGTGGATATCTCGACGGCCGAACTCGCGCTCGAGGCGGCGCGTTTGGGTGGTATCGGCCACATTTCCGACGCCATGCTACCGACCGTGTCCGACCGGCGCTACGAAACGCACTTCATCAAAGAAAAACTCAAGCAGTACAAATACAACATCGACAATTCCGACAAGTCGGCGGTGAAGTTCGACCTCGGCCATATTGCCGAAGCTACCCGTCTGCACGTGGGCAAGACCATGGAAGCCAAGCGCGGCGAAGGCATGATTTTCATCAACTGCATGGAAAAACTCACCATGAACGCACCGCGCGAAACACTGCGCGTGCGCCTGCGCACAGCGCTGGATGCCGGGATTGACGGGATAACTCTGAGCGCAGGACTACACCTCGGTTCATTTGCGCTGATGGAGGATCACCCCCGCTTTCGCGATGCCCGGCTGGGCATCATTGTCTCCTCGCTACGTGCACTACAGCTATTCCTGCGCAAAACCGCCAAGCTCAATCGACTGCCGGATTTCATCGTGGTCGAAGGACCTCTGGCCGGCGGTCATCTTGGCTTCGACATGGATTGGGCGAAATACGATCTGCACACGATCATGGCTGAAATTTACATGTATTTGCAGACGGAGAAACTGAACATTCCGCTGATTGCGGCCGGTGGAATTTTTACCGGCAGCGATGCCGTGTCCTTTCTCGAAAACGGCGCAGCGGCGGTGCAAGTAGCAACACGCTTTACCGCGGTGCACGAGTGCGGCCTGCCAGAGAAGGTGATCCAGGAGTACATCAAGGCCACTGAGGAGGATATCGAGGTCAACACCGTTTCACCGACGGGGTATCCAATGCGTATGCTCAAAAACAGTCCGGCAATCGGCTCAGGCATCCGTCCTGGCTGCGAGTCATACGGCTACCTGCTGGATGGCTCTGGGAATTGTGCCTACATCGAAGCCTATAACCGCGAAGTGGCCACCCACCCGAAGGCAAAGAAAATCTCGGTAATGGAAAAAACCTGCCTTTGCACCCACATGCGCAACTTCAATTGCTGGACCTGCGGCCATTACACCTATCGCCTCAAGGACACTACGCGACGCCTGCCGGACGGCAGTTACCAGATACTCAGCGCAGAACACGTGTTCCGTGACTACCAGTTCAGCATCGACCAGAAGATCGCATTGCCGGATGAAAAACCATGA
- a CDS encoding PEP-CTERM domain protein, producing MIATKLNSTLCAALAVTALIASQPAAAISITFDYSYDTSGFFTGHTDRQTLLNQAASEFTTRLQDNLTAITSVTSGRPRDLASFNPNFFNPQTGADTTLSNYSIAADNLVVFVGAQNFGTSILGQGGPGGYSASGFSSLELNRNQSTTTDFGPWGGAISFSSTANWYFDQDATTTESFSGYDFYSVAVHELGHVLGFGTAPSFGNLVVNNQFTGIASSALYGGSVPMNDSGHWQSGLTSTVNGVTQEVSMDPYISANQRKHFTELDFAGLQDMGWQVSPVTAVPVPAAVWLFLSGLAGLFGFSRRRIV from the coding sequence ATGATCGCGACAAAACTGAACTCAACATTATGTGCCGCGCTTGCAGTTACCGCTCTGATCGCCAGTCAGCCTGCAGCGGCTATCAGCATTACTTTCGATTACTCTTACGATACCAGCGGTTTTTTTACCGGGCACACCGACCGTCAAACCTTGTTAAATCAGGCAGCCAGCGAGTTCACGACTCGTCTGCAGGATAATTTAACGGCAATTACCTCCGTAACCAGCGGAAGACCCAGAGACCTTGCAAGCTTCAACCCCAACTTCTTTAATCCCCAAACGGGCGCAGATACCACGCTAAGTAACTACAGTATCGCCGCCGACAATCTGGTCGTATTTGTCGGCGCTCAGAATTTCGGAACTTCCATTCTTGGCCAAGGTGGACCAGGAGGATATAGCGCCTCCGGCTTTAGTTCATTAGAACTTAATCGAAACCAGAGCACTACTACTGATTTTGGCCCATGGGGCGGCGCCATCAGCTTCAGCAGTACGGCAAACTGGTACTTCGATCAGGACGCCACCACCACCGAGTCATTTTCCGGGTACGACTTCTACTCCGTCGCAGTACATGAACTGGGGCACGTTCTTGGCTTTGGTACCGCCCCTTCGTTTGGCAATCTGGTTGTGAACAATCAATTCACAGGGATTGCCTCATCAGCTCTATATGGCGGATCAGTCCCCATGAATGACTCAGGCCACTGGCAATCCGGTTTAACCAGCACGGTAAACGGCGTGACTCAGGAAGTTTCAATGGATCCATACATATCCGCCAACCAGCGCAAGCATTTCACCGAACTGGATTTTGCCGGGCTGCAAGATATGGGATGGCAAGTCAGCCCGGTTACTGCGGTGCCGGTACCTGCTGCCGTATGGCTCTTCCTTTCGGGTCTTGCCGGTCTGTTCGGCTTTTCACGGCGTCGCATAGTGTAG
- the recO gene encoding DNA repair protein RecO, whose product MAREHNARQGDQPAYVLHTYPYRETSLIVEVFSRDFGRLPLMARGARRPKSAVRGLLLSFQPLSLSWFGKTELRTLHSAEWQGGQPLLQGTALICGFYLNELLLKLLHRDDPHEQLFLYYQETLQELARRTDYAAVLRRFEMNLLKELGYALTLAHDADSGAAIEADLLYRYVFERGPVRQKIGQIGVELRGKTLLDMAADDYGDPVTLQQSKALMRALINHYLGEDTFLHTRQILKDLQEL is encoded by the coding sequence ATGGCACGAGAACATAATGCCAGGCAGGGAGATCAACCCGCATATGTCCTGCATACCTATCCCTATCGCGAAACCAGCCTGATCGTCGAGGTGTTCAGCCGCGATTTCGGTCGCCTGCCGCTGATGGCGCGCGGGGCGCGGCGGCCAAAGTCGGCTGTGCGCGGACTGCTGCTTTCTTTTCAGCCGCTTTCATTGAGCTGGTTCGGCAAGACCGAACTGCGCACGCTGCACAGCGCCGAATGGCAGGGCGGGCAACCGCTGCTGCAGGGCACGGCGCTGATCTGCGGTTTTTACCTGAACGAACTGCTGCTCAAGCTGCTGCACCGCGACGATCCGCACGAGCAGCTGTTCCTTTATTATCAGGAAACCTTGCAGGAACTCGCGCGACGTACTGATTATGCCGCTGTGCTGCGGCGTTTCGAAATGAATCTGCTGAAGGAACTGGGTTACGCCCTGACGCTAGCCCATGATGCAGATTCCGGGGCGGCCATCGAGGCGGATCTGCTTTACCGCTACGTTTTTGAACGCGGCCCGGTACGGCAAAAAATCGGCCAAATCGGTGTAGAATTAAGGGGGAAGACGCTGCTGGACATGGCCGCCGACGATTACGGTGATCCCGTCACCCTGCAGCAAAGCAAGGCGTTGATGCGGGCGCTGATCAATCATTATCTCGGTGAGGATACTTTTTTGCATACCCGCCAGATATTAAAGGACTTACAGGAACTATGA
- the pdxJ gene encoding pyridoxine 5'-phosphate synthase — protein MIHLGVNIDHVATLRQARGTRYPSPTQAALMAESAGADSITLHLREDRRHIQDEDVEILRAALQTRMNLEMAVTDEMVGIALRLKPQDVCLVPEKREERTTEGGLDVVAHFERIKQACAAFGDAGIRVSLFIAPEKAQLDAAREAGAPVVEIHTGHFADAETETAQEAELARIRTAVEYGMKLGLRMNAGHGLHYHNVQKIAAIPGVYELNIGHAIVAQALFVGWERAVAEMKALMVAVAR, from the coding sequence ATGATTCATTTGGGCGTCAACATCGACCACGTTGCCACACTGCGGCAAGCGCGCGGAACACGCTATCCCAGCCCGACCCAGGCGGCGCTGATGGCGGAATCTGCCGGTGCGGACTCGATCACCCTGCACTTGCGTGAAGACCGCCGCCACATTCAGGACGAAGACGTGGAAATTCTGCGCGCAGCATTGCAGACTCGAATGAATCTGGAAATGGCGGTGACGGACGAGATGGTGGGAATTGCTTTACGTTTGAAACCGCAGGATGTCTGCCTGGTGCCGGAGAAGCGTGAGGAGAGAACCACCGAAGGCGGACTTGATGTGGTTGCCCATTTCGAGCGTATCAAACAGGCCTGCGCTGCGTTTGGCGATGCCGGTATTCGCGTTTCTCTGTTCATTGCACCGGAAAAGGCGCAGCTCGATGCGGCCAGGGAAGCGGGAGCGCCAGTGGTGGAAATTCATACGGGTCACTTTGCGGATGCCGAAACAGAAACGGCACAGGAAGCGGAACTTGCGCGCATCCGCACGGCGGTCGAATACGGTATGAAGCTTGGCCTGCGAATGAATGCGGGTCACGGCTTGCACTACCACAACGTGCAGAAAATCGCCGCCATTCCCGGTGTGTACGAGCTCAACATCGGTCACGCCATTGTTGCGCAGGCATTGTTCGTGGGCTGGGAGCGGGCGGTGGCGGAAATGAAAGCGCTGATGGTGGCCGTAGCCAGATGA
- the acpS gene encoding holo-ACP synthase, whose product MIYGIGTDIIAVGRIEEALNRFGDRFARRILAAVEWDDFSASTHRARFLAKRFAAKEAFVKALGTGMRHPATWHNINVTHDALGRPGFGLEPDLAQVLAQHNIRGHYLSISDEAEMVVAFSVLEQ is encoded by the coding sequence ATGATTTACGGGATAGGCACCGACATTATTGCGGTAGGGCGCATAGAGGAAGCGCTGAACCGTTTTGGAGACCGGTTTGCCAGGCGTATTCTGGCGGCGGTGGAATGGGACGATTTTTCGGCCAGCACCCACCGCGCCCGCTTTCTCGCCAAACGCTTTGCCGCCAAGGAGGCCTTCGTCAAGGCGCTGGGTACGGGGATGCGCCACCCTGCAACCTGGCACAATATCAACGTGACGCACGATGCTCTTGGCCGGCCGGGTTTCGGATTGGAGCCCGATCTGGCGCAAGTTTTGGCACAGCACAATATTCGCGGTCATTACCTGTCGATCAGCGACGAGGCCGAGATGGTGGTGGCTTTTTCTGTTCTGGAACAATAA
- the nagZ gene encoding beta-N-acetylhexosaminidase, whose amino-acid sequence MTLGPVMLDVLGTELTDEDRKRLKHPLVGGVILFGRNYTSQAQLARLTAEIHALRNPHLLIAVDHEGGRVQRFRDGFTRLPPMRELGHLWDEHPNRAKTLAQQTGWVLAAELRASGVDFSFTPVLDIDFEHSGVIGDRAFHRDPQAIAVLAHSLMLGLKQGGMAAVGKHFPGHGFVRADSHLEIPVDERDYADIEMDDLIPFRQMIGFGLAGMMPAHVIYSKVDKLPAGFSSIWLKDILRKELGFDGVIFSDDLSMEGASTAGGVVQRAVASLQAGCDMVLVCNKPESADELLAGLKWEMPALGMARLIRMHGRTHPESWDRLHEDKHYVAAVHAVGSIGGRSGDLPLQLAETNSCALSGNK is encoded by the coding sequence ATGACTCTTGGCCCGGTAATGCTCGATGTTCTCGGCACCGAATTGACCGACGAGGACAGGAAAAGACTGAAACACCCACTGGTCGGCGGTGTGATCCTGTTTGGCAGGAATTACACCTCGCAGGCGCAGCTTGCCAGGCTGACTGCCGAGATTCACGCCTTGCGCAACCCCCATCTGTTGATTGCCGTGGACCACGAAGGCGGTCGGGTGCAGCGATTTCGTGATGGCTTCACCAGGCTGCCGCCGATGCGCGAGCTGGGACATCTCTGGGACGAGCATCCTAACCGTGCCAAGACCCTAGCGCAGCAGACCGGCTGGGTACTGGCGGCGGAACTGCGCGCCAGCGGCGTGGATTTCAGTTTTACCCCGGTACTGGACATCGATTTTGAACACAGCGGTGTGATCGGCGATCGCGCTTTCCACCGTGACCCGCAGGCCATTGCTGTTCTTGCGCACAGCTTGATGCTGGGCCTGAAACAAGGGGGTATGGCCGCGGTGGGCAAGCACTTCCCCGGTCATGGCTTCGTGCGTGCCGACTCGCATCTGGAAATCCCGGTGGACGAGCGCGACTATGCCGACATCGAAATGGATGACCTGATCCCGTTCAGGCAGATGATCGGTTTCGGACTCGCCGGGATGATGCCGGCACATGTGATCTACTCGAAGGTGGACAAGTTGCCGGCAGGTTTCTCCAGCATCTGGCTGAAGGATATCCTGCGCAAGGAGCTCGGCTTTGACGGCGTGATTTTCAGCGACGATCTTTCCATGGAAGGCGCCAGCACAGCAGGTGGTGTGGTGCAACGTGCCGTGGCATCGCTGCAGGCGGGCTGCGATATGGTTCTGGTGTGCAACAAGCCGGAAAGCGCCGACGAACTGCTGGCCGGTCTGAAATGGGAAATGCCGGCACTGGGCATGGCGCGCCTGATTCGCATGCACGGCCGGACGCACCCGGAAAGTTGGGACAGATTGCATGAAGACAAGCATTACGTTGCAGCGGTGCATGCCGTTGGCAGTATCGGCGGGAGGAGCGGCGATCTGCCGCTGCAGTTGGCCGAAACCAACAGCTGTGCGCTGAGCGGAAATAAATAA